The Pseudodesulfovibrio cashew genomic sequence CGGCAACGCCCTGCGCGACATGAACGGCCTGCTCAGGATCAGCGCGGACATCCGTGGCGGAGAGAGCGCAAGGCGCTGGCTGATCCTCTCGGACATCGGCCTGATCGCCAAGCGGGACAGCAGGACCTTCCATGTCTGGGCCGTGTCCAACAAGACCCTGAAGCCGATCCCCGGCCTGAAGCTGACCCTGATCAGCGACAAGAACCAGCGACTCGGCAGGGCGGTGACCGGCAATTACGGCACGGCCAGCCTGAAGCTGCCGGAAAACAACGACGACGGCTCCCCCTATCTGATCATGGCTGAAGGCCAAAGCGGGGACTTCACCTTTTTGCTGCTCTCCCGCTTCGGCGTGGACACCACCGGGCTGGACGTATCCGGCGTGCGCACCTCGCGCACCGGCATGCGCGCTTTCCTCTACGGCGAACGCGACCTGTACCGCCCAGGCGAAACTTTCAAGGGCATGGCCGTGGTACGGCAGAACGACCTTGCCGCGCCCCCGTCCCAGCCGCTGGTGCTCGTCCACCGCGACTCCAAGGGACGCGTGGCCCGCAAGATACGGTTGACCACAGGCAAGGACGGCACGGCGGACTTCACACTGGCCCTGCCCGCCTACGCCCTGACCGGCACCCACTCCCTGGCCCTGATGGCCGGAAAAACAGTCATCGGCACCTACCGGTTCAAGGTCGAGGAGTTCATCCCGGACCGCATCAAGGTGGAGCTGCTGACCGGCAAGACCGCCTATGAACCCGGCCAGGCCATCGGGCTTAACGTCAGGAGCAGCTATCTGTTCGGGCCGCCCGCCGCCAACCTGCCGGTGACCCTGCGCGGCGTGCTGCGGGCCGCACCCTTTGCGCCCACCGGGCTTGAGGACTACGTCTTCGGCGATCCGGAACGCGAGTTCCAGGCCCAGGAGTTCTACGCCTCGGACGGCACCCTGGACGCCAACGGCACTCTCTCCGGCTCCCTGCCGGTGCCCGAGGGGCTCACCCCCCCCGCCGCACTCGAAGCCGTCCTTTACGGACGGGTAAGCGAGGCCGGAGGACGCGGCGTGACCGCCGGAAAAACCGTTCTGGTCCACCCCTACGCCTATTACCTCGGCCTCGGCAGGCTTGAGCGCAACGGCCTTGATCCGGGCAAGCCCATCTCCTTCCGCTACGTGGCCGCCGCACCGGGCGGCAATGTCTGCGCCCACGGCGAACTGACGGCCAAGCTGTATCGCGACCGGTGGCGCACAGTGGTCCGCCAGGCCCCCTCGGGCGGGTTCCGCTACGAGTCCGTCAACGACCCGCAACTGGTCGATTCCTCGACCATACCTCCGGGCGAGGGCAAGGGCGAGGTGATGTTCACCCCGCCAAGCTACGGCAGCTACCGCGTAACCATCGCCGCCGCCGATTCCGGCGCGTCATCCGCAACGGCATTCTATTGCGGCGGCTGGGGCTACTCGCCCTGGGCGTTGAAAAACCCGGCGCGGCTGGAGCTGGCCACGGACAAGGACCAGTACCAGCCGGGTGAAACCGCCGTGGTCCAGATCCGCGCTCCGTTCCCGGGCCGGGTCCTGGTGGCCGTGGAGGGAGACACCGTCCACGACACGCAAATCGTTGACCTCGAAGGCAACACCGGCGAAGTCCGTCTGCCGGTCAAACAGGCTTACGCGCCCAACGCACACGTCACCGCCCTGCTGGTGCGCAAGGCCGCTGATGTGGACGAAGGCTCGGTGGGCCGGGCCTTCGGCGCCGTCCCCCTGCTGGTGGACAACCTCTCCAACAAAATGGCGCTGCAAATCGACGCCCCCGAGGAGATTCGCCCCGAGTCCGAACTCACGGTCCGGATCAAGGCCGACCCCGGCGCGGTGGTCACCGTCGCCGCCGTGGACGAGGGCATCCTGCAACTCTCGGGCAGCAATGACCCCGACCCGTTCGGCTTCTTCTACGCCCGCCGGGCGCTGGGCGTGCACAGCTACGACACCTTCGCCATGCTCTACCCGGACATGGCCCGCGTCATGGGCCACGCCAAGGCGGGCGGCGGCATGGCCATGATGGCCGAGAGCCAGTTCATGCGCACCGGCAGCATCCTGCGGGTCAAGCCTGTCTCCTTCTGGTCCGGCCCGCTCAAGGCCGACGCGAAGGGCGACGTTTCGTATACCGTGCGCCTGCCCGATTTCCAGGGCGCGCTCCGGCTGGTGGCCGTGGGCCTCGACGGCAAGCGGTTCGGCCTGAGCCGGTCCATGACCCGGGTCCGCTCCCCATTGGCAGTGACCCCGACCCTGCCGCGCTTCCTGGCGGCGGGAGACACCATGGAGATGCCGGTCACCCTGCGCAATGATCTGGGCAGGGACGGCGCCGTGACCATGGACGTCACGGCGGAGGGAGCCGTGGAAACGGACGCCCAGCCCATAACCAGGGATATCGCCGACGGCAACGAGACCACGGTCTACGTGCCGCTGAAGGCCAAACCCGGCGCTGGCGGCGCGGCCAAAATCACCATCCACGCCACCAGCGGGGACGAATCCCGCCGCATCGTGGTGGACCTGCCCGTGCGCCCCGCCCTGCCCTACCGCAGGGACGCCGCCTTCGGCGTGCTCAAGGACAAGGAGGGCGAACTGCTCCCGGCTCCCGAAGGCTTCGTGCCCGGCACCGTCACCCGCACCGTGACCCTGGGCGCGCTGCCCATCTCCGGTTTCGCCGGGAAGCTCGAATACCTGCTGCGCTACCCCTACGGCTGCGCCGAGCAGACCACGTCCAAGGCATTCCCCCTGATCCGCTTCAACGCCCTGGCCCGGGCCTTTGCCCCGGACCTGCTGGGCGAGACGGGTGCCCCCTTCATGGTCCAGGCGGCCCTGTCGCGGTTGTCCGCCATGCAGACGGACAGCGGCGGCTTCGCCTTCTGGCCGGGCGGACGCGAGGCCAACCCGTGGGTCAGCGCCTACGTCGCGCACTTCCTGCTGGAGGCCTCCCAGGCCGGCTTCGGCGCGGACTTCATGTTGCCGCGCGCCCTGAACTACCTGCGCGTCCTGCCCTCCACACGGAACAGGAACCTTGATACTGTGTCCTACGCCCTCTTCGACCTGGCCAAGGCGGGCGAACCCGAGCGGGGGGCCATGGACGAGCTGCGAGACAAACACGCGGACAAGCTCTCGGCAGCGGGCCGCACCCTGCTGGCCTGCGCCTACGCGTTGTCCGGCGACCCGGACTCCTTCAATGCGCTGCTGGCCAAGCTGCCAGAACTGCCCGAAGGCAGGGAGCACGGAGGAGGCATGGGCTCGGGGTTGCGCGACGCCGCGCTCATGCTCATCACCCTGGCCGACGCCGCGCCGGATGACAGGCTGGTGCCCGAGCTGGCGGCAAAGGTTTCGCGCCTCATGCACGTCAGCCGCTGGGGCACCACCCAGGAGAACGCCCTGGCCTTCACCGCTCTGGGCAAGACCCTGGACACGGCCGACCCCGGTCCGTTCAGCGGCATGCTGGTATCCGGCGACACCGAATATCGCTTCGATGACGTGCCCACCTTCTCCAAGCGGGACATCCCGTCCGGCGGCCCGATCCGGGCGGCCATGGCCTCGGACAACGCCACGGTCTACTGGTCAGCGACCACGCGCGGCGTGCCCGAACCGGAGACCGTCAAACCGGTCTCCAACGGCCTGGAGATCCGCCGCACCTTCCTCGACCGGGAAGGCAACCCGCTCAAGGCGACCAGCCTGCGGCAGGGCGACCTGGTGATCATGAAGACCGAACTTCGGGCAACGGGCACCGCCGTGGAAAACGTGGTGGCACAGCTACTGCTGCCCGCCGGGCTGGAGGTGGAGAACCAACGCCTGGCGACCACGGAGACCGCCGCGTTCGCGCCCAAGGGCGAGCGCGCCATCTCCGGCCACCAGGACATGCGGGACGACCGCATCCTGTTCTTCACGGACCTGCGCCGCACCGGCTGGCACGCCGGATACACGCAACTTCGGGCCGTGACGCCGGGCTCCTTCGCCCTGCCTCCGGCCCAGGCCGAGGCCATGTACGATCCGGCCATCATGGCCCGAGGCGAGACCGGGCGCATGGACGTGACCCGGAGGTAGGCTGAAGTGAAGCGGCTTTCAAGCTTGGGGCTCGGGCTTGCATCGGGCCTCATGGCCGCGCTGCTGGTCTTCATGGCCTTGAACGCGCTCTTCCCGTTCCCGGAGGAGCGGCTTTACCCGCCGTCCGGCATGCGGGTGCTGGACCGCAATGGCACGGAGCTGCGCCGCTTTCCGGCGTCCGATACCATGTGGCGCTTTCCGGTCACTCTGGACCGGGTCTCGCCGCAACTGATCGAGGCCCTGATCGAGTCCGAGGACCGGTGGTTTTACGTCCATCCGGGCGTGAACCCCCTGGCCGTGCTCCGCGCCGCCTGGGGCAATCTCCTGGCCGGGCGCGTGGTCTCCGGGGCGTCGACCATCCCCATGCAGATCGCCCGAATGACCGAACCCAGCGAGCGAACTCTCGCTGCCAAGCTGGCCGAGGCCTTCCGCGCCCTGCAACTGAGCCTGACCCACTCCAAGAAGGAGCTGCTCGGAATCTACCTGAACACCGCGCCCTTCGGCGGCAACATCGTGGGCGTGGACGCGGCCTCGCGCCTCTACTTTGGCAGGCCGCCGGACCGCCTCTCCCTGGGTGAATGCGCCCTGCTGGCCGTGCTGCCGCGCTCGCCCAACCGGTATGACCCGGCCCGCCACCCCGAGGCGGCCATGCGCGTGAGAGACCGCGTCCTCAAGCAACTGGCTGAACGCGGCGCGGTGGATGCGGAGGAAGCCCGCCGGGCCATGCGCCAGCCCATGGTGGCCCACCGCCGCCCCTCGCCCATGCTCGCCCCCCACTTCACCCTGCTGGCGAGGCAGCGTCTGGGCGCGGAGACGGAGCTGCGGACCTCGCTGGACCTCGCAGCCCAACACACCGTGGAGCACCTGCTGGCCCGGCATATTGCCCGCGTAAGGCAGCAGGGCATTTCCAACGGGGCGGTCGTGGTCCTCGACAGGCGCACGCGCCAGGTGCTGGCCATGGCCGGGTCCGCCGACTTCTTCGACGACCAGCGCCAGGGGCAGGTCAACAACGGGCTGGCCCCGCGCTCGCCGGGTTCGGCCCTCAAGCCGTTTCTCTACGCCCTGGCCTTTGACAAGGGACTGGCCATCCCCGAGTCCCGGCTGCTCGACGTCCCCACGGACTACGCGGGCTACGCGCCGGAGAATTACTCAGGAACCTTTTCCGGCCAGGTCACCGCGTCCGAGGCCCTGGCCCGCTCCCTCAACGTCCCGGCGGTGCGCCTGTTGGCCCGCACCGGGCTCAAGGAGTTTCACGCCCTGCTCCGAACCGGCGGACTGGAGACCGTGGACCGCCCGGCGGCCAGCTACGGCCTGCCCCTGGTCCTCGGCGCATGCGAAGTCCGGCTCGTGGACCTGGTGAACCTGTACGCCACCCTGGCCCAGGGCGGGACCCACCGCCCCTGGCGCATCACCCCCGGTGAGCAGAAAACGGGCACGCCGTTGTTCTCGACCGAGGCCGCACGCTCCGTTGCCGACATCCTGACCACCGTGACCCGGCCGGACATGCCTGAGTCCTGGCGGCTGACACGGGACAGGCCCGCAGCGGCGTGGAAGACGGGCACCTCCTTCGGCCATCGCGACGCCTGGGCCGTGGGCTTCGGCCCCACCCTGGCCGTAGGCGTATGGGTGGGCAACCCGGACGGTACGCCGGTCAAGGGTATTTCTGGCGCAACCCACGCCGGCCCACTCTTTTTTGATATCTTGCACGCTCTGGAGTCCCCCTCGCGCGACCTGCGCCTGCCGGATGCGCCCGACCTGCGAAAGGTCCGGCTGTGCGCCTTCAGCCGCATGCCCGCCGGGCCGGACTGCCCGGAGACGATCACGGCCATGGCCGGACCGAAAATGATCCTGCCACGCTGCACCGCCCACAAGCGATACATGGCTGACCGGAAGACCGGCCTTAGGCTCCAGGGGAGCTGCCTGGCCCTCAGGCCCGCCGTATCCCGCGTGGCAGCAACCGTGCCCCCGGAGCTGGCCGCCTGGCTCAAGGCGCAGGGAAAGCCGGTCCCGGCCCTGCCCGCGCTCAGCCCGGCCTGCACCGACGTGCCCGAGGGGAGCGGCCCGAACATCCTCTCACCCTCGGCCAGGACACCCTACGTAATGCGCCACGACGCCCCGGCCCGCTTCCAGCAGATCGCCCTGCGCGCCGAGACTGCCGACCCGGACCAGCCTTTATGGTGGTATGTGGACGGCGATTTTGCGGGCAGCGCAAAGCCCGGCGCGCCGCTCTTCCTGCCCATGGTGCCGGGCGAGCACGCCGCATCCGTCACGGACAGCCAGGGCCGGACGAACTCGGTCCGGTTCACGGTAATTGAATAAGGAAAATCGACAGACTCAGACCACACCGAAGGACTGGAGCTTGCGGTAAAGCGT encodes the following:
- a CDS encoding alpha-2-macroglobulin family protein, whose translation is MNKSGLKTAVITILCLIVAAQAAWIITSTQPKAKPPSVKEVRVLQGRAGLEIELAAPLGADAPLPDQCAVLDPEAEGTWAWSNPYVLRFEATQPLKGNTQYSVTLAPETGIKGERAFTVQTGTFQLDDITFSERAGGKPATGIISVQLRFSGPVSPEDLLKHVTLTDETDNTPVPLQVMTSWSTRRMELRTDPLDKTTEGRTYRLNVSKGLQRAGSNLALTRDSEATFTLKIDPKLTCEGMTLSGSGLGLRFSTPMDPDSAAAFINVEPEADYTLSADGNTLLLSGGFTPGVKYTVTLRQGLTAADGAVLQQGIKATAAMPDLSPSVDFTGSGLFLPRSARTGLVLKAVNAGKLTVRIDRVYPNNLFAMLSEYGGRIFEEGWDYGGVPSNLGGKLFEQTFEVKAAKNETATVPLAFGNALRDMNGLLRISADIRGGESARRWLILSDIGLIAKRDSRTFHVWAVSNKTLKPIPGLKLTLISDKNQRLGRAVTGNYGTASLKLPENNDDGSPYLIMAEGQSGDFTFLLLSRFGVDTTGLDVSGVRTSRTGMRAFLYGERDLYRPGETFKGMAVVRQNDLAAPPSQPLVLVHRDSKGRVARKIRLTTGKDGTADFTLALPAYALTGTHSLALMAGKTVIGTYRFKVEEFIPDRIKVELLTGKTAYEPGQAIGLNVRSSYLFGPPAANLPVTLRGVLRAAPFAPTGLEDYVFGDPEREFQAQEFYASDGTLDANGTLSGSLPVPEGLTPPAALEAVLYGRVSEAGGRGVTAGKTVLVHPYAYYLGLGRLERNGLDPGKPISFRYVAAAPGGNVCAHGELTAKLYRDRWRTVVRQAPSGGFRYESVNDPQLVDSSTIPPGEGKGEVMFTPPSYGSYRVTIAAADSGASSATAFYCGGWGYSPWALKNPARLELATDKDQYQPGETAVVQIRAPFPGRVLVAVEGDTVHDTQIVDLEGNTGEVRLPVKQAYAPNAHVTALLVRKAADVDEGSVGRAFGAVPLLVDNLSNKMALQIDAPEEIRPESELTVRIKADPGAVVTVAAVDEGILQLSGSNDPDPFGFFYARRALGVHSYDTFAMLYPDMARVMGHAKAGGGMAMMAESQFMRTGSILRVKPVSFWSGPLKADAKGDVSYTVRLPDFQGALRLVAVGLDGKRFGLSRSMTRVRSPLAVTPTLPRFLAAGDTMEMPVTLRNDLGRDGAVTMDVTAEGAVETDAQPITRDIADGNETTVYVPLKAKPGAGGAAKITIHATSGDESRRIVVDLPVRPALPYRRDAAFGVLKDKEGELLPAPEGFVPGTVTRTVTLGALPISGFAGKLEYLLRYPYGCAEQTTSKAFPLIRFNALARAFAPDLLGETGAPFMVQAALSRLSAMQTDSGGFAFWPGGREANPWVSAYVAHFLLEASQAGFGADFMLPRALNYLRVLPSTRNRNLDTVSYALFDLAKAGEPERGAMDELRDKHADKLSAAGRTLLACAYALSGDPDSFNALLAKLPELPEGREHGGGMGSGLRDAALMLITLADAAPDDRLVPELAAKVSRLMHVSRWGTTQENALAFTALGKTLDTADPGPFSGMLVSGDTEYRFDDVPTFSKRDIPSGGPIRAAMASDNATVYWSATTRGVPEPETVKPVSNGLEIRRTFLDREGNPLKATSLRQGDLVIMKTELRATGTAVENVVAQLLLPAGLEVENQRLATTETAAFAPKGERAISGHQDMRDDRILFFTDLRRTGWHAGYTQLRAVTPGSFALPPAQAEAMYDPAIMARGETGRMDVTRR
- the pbpC gene encoding penicillin-binding protein 1C, yielding MKRLSSLGLGLASGLMAALLVFMALNALFPFPEERLYPPSGMRVLDRNGTELRRFPASDTMWRFPVTLDRVSPQLIEALIESEDRWFYVHPGVNPLAVLRAAWGNLLAGRVVSGASTIPMQIARMTEPSERTLAAKLAEAFRALQLSLTHSKKELLGIYLNTAPFGGNIVGVDAASRLYFGRPPDRLSLGECALLAVLPRSPNRYDPARHPEAAMRVRDRVLKQLAERGAVDAEEARRAMRQPMVAHRRPSPMLAPHFTLLARQRLGAETELRTSLDLAAQHTVEHLLARHIARVRQQGISNGAVVVLDRRTRQVLAMAGSADFFDDQRQGQVNNGLAPRSPGSALKPFLYALAFDKGLAIPESRLLDVPTDYAGYAPENYSGTFSGQVTASEALARSLNVPAVRLLARTGLKEFHALLRTGGLETVDRPAASYGLPLVLGACEVRLVDLVNLYATLAQGGTHRPWRITPGEQKTGTPLFSTEAARSVADILTTVTRPDMPESWRLTRDRPAAAWKTGTSFGHRDAWAVGFGPTLAVGVWVGNPDGTPVKGISGATHAGPLFFDILHALESPSRDLRLPDAPDLRKVRLCAFSRMPAGPDCPETITAMAGPKMILPRCTAHKRYMADRKTGLRLQGSCLALRPAVSRVAATVPPELAAWLKAQGKPVPALPALSPACTDVPEGSGPNILSPSARTPYVMRHDAPARFQQIALRAETADPDQPLWWYVDGDFAGSAKPGAPLFLPMVPGEHAASVTDSQGRTNSVRFTVIE